A region of the Littorina saxatilis isolate snail1 linkage group LG12, US_GU_Lsax_2.0, whole genome shotgun sequence genome:
TACGAGGTTTGTGAATTACAGCGACGAAATGCTGCTAGTTCCCTTAATTACAGTCTTCTAATGCAGTTGATCATGATTCTTTCAAAATATAACCAATGCCTGTAAAGTTATTTTAATATTTGAATCCACAAGTCAAGACCAGGGAGTCTGCAGTAAACACTGGAAGGTAAAATTGATTTGTAGAAAATAAAATAACTCTTATTATTTTAGAGTCCTACTCCTACACAAAACCCAGATATACACAGAGTTTTATTTGGTTTCTGATTATCACCAACTGAggcatgatatatatatatatctacatttttttttaaaagatatatatatatccacttTCATTCAACATGCAAAGTGCAAATCAAAATTATGTACCCAATATTTGACAGACTTGCACATTACCAgagacacacatatatatatgtctttgaCATTAGCGAACACATGCTACCTGAGACAGTTCTAGAGTGAGTCACATGGCCAACTCTGTATGATGGGTCAGTGGAGAGTTGCCAGCCTGGCCTGAAAGGATGCCAGGGATGGCGCTGTGGCAGTTTCTACAGGCAGGCGGTTCCACTCTGGAATGGTGCATGTTTTCTGCCTGTAGGCTGTCCTGGAGTGGGGGATTTCGTAGGACAGAGCGTGGGTCTGCCTGGTCGTGCACTTGGGTGGTCTTGGCTTTGGTGCGTGGTTACTCTTCACTGCGACAAGGTCGTGGTGGACTTTGTAGAAAGTTGTTAGTCTCGCTCGCCTCCGTCTGCTCTCAAGCGTAGgccacacatacatgtatagtGACATACGTTCACTCAGCTACAATCTGGTCACTAACGGTGATTTACTTTGTTTCCTTTCCCCCCTTATGTCTCTCCCATGACAGACTCTCCCTCCAGCCGGTTCGTCCATATATGCTGTGACAAGCACACCGGTGAATTTCACTACTAAGTGAGTAAGTCAGTATAAAATGTCTTTCAAACGTTCGCTCACTGCGCCTCCGTCATGTACAATCGGACACAAAGTACCCACCTTTGCATTTGTAGAATAATCGCGAATTCCCCTTCGGAGAGACTTGCGCAGCTCTCGAATTAGCACTGCTTGCATGACGCTATGCAGAACACGGCAAAGTGAAAAATAAATATGTGCACATGCAACCCAATGTAGTCGACGAAAAGGTGACTTGTTTAGAGTagagtagcttcccttggacCACTTTCCGAGACGGGACGGGAAAAAAATAAGCAAGCTGCAGGAAATGAAGATAACATTTTCGGCTTTCATGGAGAGGAACAATAACAAGCATGTAAAGGAGATATAATGAATGTATGTGGCTAGTATTTCTTTTACGGTGTTACGCTACGGATAACCTTTTTAGTTTAGCAGCCTCATCTTACAGAAAGACTGCACTGGGTTCCATAAATATTTCTGTGAAAATTATCCCCCTTGTGCTGTTTTCTCAGGGAGACTATGATGCATTTTTTGGCGCAGAATGGGTATTCAGATAACCAGTCACATTCATATAAACAGAGGCAGTATTTAAAGTTGAAGTTTAATTAGATATATCTGCCTGATTAGTTGTTTAGCGTGGTTAAAGTTTCTTAATGGGAGATAACTTTTGCTGGTGCAAGGCGACTAGTGCCAGTCCTCTGTATGACATGTCACCTCGCAGTCGCAGTAGTGGCCAGGAACCTTTGGAATATTAGTAATATTATTACTCAGCAACGCCTATTGTATGTAACACAAGCATTGATGATTGTGTGTGAATTTTCAACAGCACTAGCATACAGGCTGTTTTGGTCAATTGAATATGTTTGGTGGCAAAGCTTTATTGTGAAATATTACTTACACTATTAGTATTAGGTCAAGAAAAAAACCTGATTCCCGGACCAAACCCACTTTTTCCTTATTTCCTGTCATTTTGGATTTTGAGGAACACTAATGAGAGTaatatgactgtgtgtgtgtgtgtgtgcatgatgtgtgtgtgtgtgacagtgtgtgtgttgtgcacaTGCATTTTGGTTGGCAGATGAAATGGAGAAATAGGACAGGTggtaatttttgtattttaaaaatgcAGTTAATTATAAATACTGATTAACAGGTTTGTGCCCTtacatattctgattttttttcttttgacagCATTTTCCACTTCAGGACTAAACACTGGGTATAAATAAGTAGGTCAGCTTCAAGCATGACATCAACAAATGCTACCACAACATCAAAAAGTGTTGTACAAGACATCCTTCTGTTGGAACCTTTTTACTGTGGCTCCCACAAGCAGCTCATCGACGGTCTGATGAAAGACATGGCCATTGCACCCAGAGCTCACCTGGTGACCATGTCAGGCAAGAAGTGGCACTGGAGAGCTCGAGTTTCAGCACTGCACTTGAGTACAGCGATTCCAGTAAACCACAACTTCAGGTGTGTAtgatgatgtaaaataattgaAGTACCGTTCCATTTTACCAGTCCAAGTTTCGGTTCTCGCCGGAAATCCGGTCTTTGAAAACTTAAAAACCGGAAAATCTGGTTTCTTAAACTAAATAAAACctaaattttgtttgttttagtctGGATGGTTAATGGAGGAAAAATGTATATTATTTCATAATTTATTAACATGCATTTTGGTACCAGCTAGAGAGGCTgttcctcgcgccccctaattggcgtagaggcgcgtcccccgggtggtggatgggggagccttctctactaacttctgagagaaggtcgcatcactctcgatgccgtgaacctaattaggatctttttcttgtttctttatttctgcctccccaaagtccttttactttccttttctcacccataaaattcttcacttattacccttgttaagtggttcttgtatagaatatagtcaatgtttgtaaagattttagtcaagcagtatgtaagaaatgtttagtcctttgtgctggaaacttgcattctcccagtaaggtcatatattgtactacattgcaagcccctggagcaattttttgattagtgcttttgtgaacaagaaacacttaacaagtggctctatcccatctcccccctttcccctatcccatctccccccctttccctcgtcgcgatataaccttcgtggttgaaaacgacgttaaacaccaaataaagaaagaaagaaagagaggctGTTCTTTGCCTCTACaagataaaaacaagtcgcgtaaggcaaaattactacatttagtcaagctgtggaactcacagaatgaaactgaacgcactgcattttttcacaatgaccgtagtccgccgcttgtgcaaaacggagtgaaactgacgagcctgttcagcgcggtagtggtttcgctgtgctgcatagcacgcttttctgtacctctcttcgttttaactttctgagcgtgtttttaatccaaacatatcatatctatatgtttttggaatcagggaccgacaaggaataagatgaaattgtttttttgatcataatttttatatttttaattttgagagcttgtttttaatccaaatataacatatttatatgtttttggaatcaggaaatgatgtagaataagatgaacgtaaatttggatcgttttatataaaaaaacaaaaaaaattattacaattttcagatttttaatgaccaaagtcattaattaatttttaagccaccaagctgaaatgcaataccgaagtccggccttcgtcaaagattgctttacacaaatttcaatcaatttgattgaaaaatgagggtgtgacagtgccgcctcaacttttacaaaaagccgcaaatgacgtcatcaaaagtatttatcgaaaaaaagaaaaaaacgtccggggatatcattcccaggaactctcatgtcaaatttcataaagatcggtccagtagtttggtctgaatcgctctacacacacacacgcacagacagacacacacacatacaccacgaccctcgtctcgattccccctctatgttaaaacatttagtcaaaacttgactaaatgtaaaaagccttCCCTAGCGGGCCGTTGGCCCTGCCGCCGTTGACCCTGGCCTTTCAGGTTTACCACTTTTTTGGGGTGTTAGCCCTGCAAGTATGACATTTAAGCAGTGTGTTGCCAGCAAGAAGTTTAGCTTAGTATAACCAGAGATACTATAAAAGAGAGATTGTTTACTGAGTATAGAGGCTATCCATTGTCCCCCGAAAATATCATGGGCAATGCAATCTGTTACAAACAATTCTGCAACTGTGAGGAGATAAACTTAATACAGCCTCCAGCTACATGTGTATTTTATGTGAGAAATCTCAACAGCAAAAGTCGTATCTGATACAAATGTATGTACTTAACAATACGTCATGCTGATCTTTATCAAGTCTTTCATGTCATCCCCAGGGTACTGTTTTCCAGCTCGGTGTTGAACCTAGTAGAACTAGTTGCACTACGGCCGGACCTGGCCAGCCTGCACAAAGTTCTCTACTTCCATGAAAACCAGCTGCAATACCCTGTGCGCAAGCAGAAAGACCGCGATTTTCAGTATGGTTATAACCTGATACTGTCATGGTAAGATAAAGCATTCTTAAATGAGGGTATAGTTGTCCTGTACAGGGATTTCCTTAAGAAAATAAGAagaagcaccccccccccccctccatccagcaacaaaattaaacaacaacaaaaactaaacaaaacatgcacacacacacacacacacacacactaacacacacacacaaactaatacacacccacacacactaacacacacacacctgaagcatacacccagacacatataaGACataatagacagacacacaggcatgcagTCATTGAAACACATACACTGATTCATGAAAATGTCAGCAATTCTAGAAGTGCatcatgtctggtttttttggGTAATATAGAGATGTATTAAAATACAAATTTTCTTCACTTGAGCTTCCAGACTTGTACATTGAATGCATACTCTTAATCTGTCAAAACTGTTAATACAAATACACAGAAAGATATTTTGATTTCAGTTTTCAGTGCTGAGTGACCTTCTCTAGCATATCCCTGCTTATCATTTCTCCCATTTTTGTTCCCATTGTTTTTTCCAGCCTTGTTGCAGACTGTGTGCTGTTCAACTCAAGTTTCAACATGGAATCTTTCCTCACCTCCATCACATCCTTTTTGAAGTTGATGCCTGACTACAGACCCAAAGGTCTGGCCGATGTCATTCGCCCGAAATGCTCTGTGCTTTACTTTCCTATGCTGTACCAAAACATTGATCTGTGTTTGCTGGGTGAGGAAGATGGGTGCACTCCAAAGAAAGCAAAGCAGCTGGGTCAGCTAGCAGAACCTAGCCATAGACAATCTGTGCAAGACAATCACGTCAGTCAGGAATTGGAATTTCAAcattgcagacagacagacacttgtgACAGTACACAGGTACAAGATCGTGTGTCAGATGGTAGTCACAGTTTGGATTTTCAGACAGGCAGTGGGCATTACCCCAAACTGCAAGCTGATCAAGTAGATCCAGATGCTTTTGATGAGTCTGCAATGGAAGTTCTTCAGACACACTCCAGTGATGATTCAAAACAGCAGGCTGGCCATGGAGACTCTTCTGACAGTGTCCGTCATGGTCCTTTTGTTGCGCCATCTGCCAAGCTGCAAAGTAACAGTATTCACATTGTGTGGCCTCATAGATGGTGCGTTGAAATTCTGACAGTCTTGTTAAGTAACAGTCATTAAGTTTGTATTTCAGCAAAATGATATTGTTTGTTTGCAAATTACCAAATTTCAATGGTCCACCAAATTAGGgccacatcacatcacatcgaCACTGTATTGGAAGATTTGAAATGCACTGAACTTTATTTGCGAAGAATACAACAGTTTTAGGGCAAGACGCCTTTTCTTCCAACTGTACAGTAGAAACATCTACAACTCAGTAAGCAACCGACATGAACTGTACCCAACACATGCAAGCACATATCGTCGTCAtcctggaattttggcgtaactcgattcttggcgattttgatgtttttgtgctttattAGACttagtaaatcattctccatgagacATAGTCTCTAAAatacgatggacaatacatgatttaacattcttttgtctttctatccataccaggtacaaatataaacactatttcataatgTAAGTAATCACTTTTGGCCTTCAGCTGAAGAG
Encoded here:
- the LOC138982442 gene encoding tRNA-queuosine alpha-mannosyltransferase-like isoform X3; the encoded protein is MTSTNATTTSKSVVQDILLLEPFYCGSHKQLIDGLMKDMAIAPRAHLVTMSGKKWHWRARVSALHLSTAIPVNHNFRVLFSSSVLNLVELVALRPDLASLHKVLYFHENQLQYPVRKQKDRDFQYGYNLILSCLVADCVLFNSSFNMESFLTSITSFLKLMPDYRPKGLADVIRPKCSVLYFPMLYQNIDLCLLGEEDGCTPKKAKQLGQLAEPSHRQSVQDNHVSQELEFQHCRQTDTCDSTQVQDRVSDGSHSLDFQTGSGHYPKLQADQVDPDAFDESAMEVLQTHSSDDSKQQAGHGDSSDSVRHGPFVAPSAKLQSNSIHIVWPHRWEHDKDPETFFQALFRLHEEGLSFVVSVLGETFTEVPDIFAEAQDKLRTHIFAWGYQAKKSDYYKVLKAADVVVSTSKHEFFGVAIDHLVAPPLKTDTALATRSCFQSVQTVFRQPSPMIESRHS
- the LOC138982442 gene encoding tRNA-queuosine alpha-mannosyltransferase-like isoform X1; translation: MTSTNATTTSKSVVQDILLLEPFYCGSHKQLIDGLMKDMAIAPRAHLVTMSGKKWHWRARVSALHLSTAIPVNHNFRVLFSSSVLNLVELVALRPDLASLHKVLYFHENQLQYPVRKQKDRDFQYGYNLILSCLVADCVLFNSSFNMESFLTSITSFLKLMPDYRPKGLADVIRPKCSVLYFPMLYQNIDLCLLGEEDGCTPKKAKQLGQLAEPSHRQSVQDNHVSQELEFQHCRQTDTCDSTQVQDRVSDGSHSLDFQTGSGHYPKLQADQVDPDAFDESAMEVLQTHSSDDSKQQAGHGDSSDSVRHGPFVAPSAKLQSNSIHIVWPHRWEHDKDPETFFQALFRLHEEGLSFVVSVLGETFTEVPDIFAEAQDKLRTHIFAWGYQAKKSDYYKVLKAADVVVSTSKHEFFGVAMSGETPMKRAEESSSVSIRLEAVYLDCYPLCPKTLVYPEIYPDECLYSTSAKLYKRLRDFCRHPHLARASSLKGKILQFSWENLREEYFSKLQMH
- the LOC138982442 gene encoding tRNA-queuosine alpha-mannosyltransferase-like isoform X4 → MTSTNATTTSKSVVQDILLLEPFYCGSHKQLIDGLMKDMAIAPRAHLVTMSGKKWHWRARVSALHLSTAIPVNHNFRVLFSSSVLNLVELVALRPDLASLHKVLYFHENQLQYPVRKQKDRDFQYGYNLILSCLVADCVLFNSSFNMESFLTSITSFLKLMPDYRPKGLADVIRPKCSVLYFPMLYQNIDLCLLGEEDGCTPKKAKQLGQLAEPSHRQSVQDNHVSQELEFQHCRQTDTCDSTQVQDRVSDGSHSLDFQTGSGHYPKLQADQVDPDAFDESAMEVLQTHSSDDSKQQAGHGDSSDSVRHGPFVAPSAKLQSNSIHIVWPHRWEHDKDPETFFQALFRLHEEGLSFVVSVLGETFTEVPDIFAEAQDKLRTHIFAWGYQAKKSDYYKVLKAADVVVSTSKHEFFGVAIRVPIFYVSKTVQTPSRLLQTSTPGPSKLS
- the LOC138982442 gene encoding tRNA-queuosine alpha-mannosyltransferase-like isoform X2 yields the protein MTSTNATTTSKSVVQDILLLEPFYCGSHKQLIDGLMKDMAIAPRAHLVTMSGKKWHWRARVSALHLSTAIPVNHNFRVLFSSSVLNLVELVALRPDLASLHKVLYFHENQLQYPVRKQKDRDFQYGYNLILSCLVADCVLFNSSFNMESFLTSITSFLKLMPDYRPKGLADVIRPKCSVLYFPMLYQNIDLCLLGEEDGCTPKKAKQLGQLAEPSHRQSVQDNHVSQELEFQHCRQTDTCDSTQVQDRVSDGSHSLDFQTGSGHYPKLQADQVDPDAFDESAMEVLQTHSSDDSKQQAGHGDSSDSVRHGPFVAPSAKLQSNSIHIVWPHRWEHDKDPETFFQALFRLHEEGLSFVVSVLGETFTEVPDIFAEAQDKLRTHIFAWGYQAKKSDYYKVLKAADVVVSTSKHEFFGVAMLEAVYLDCYPLCPKTLVYPEIYPDECLYSTSAKLYKRLRDFCRHPHLARASSLKGKILQFSWENLREEYFSKLQMH